A portion of the Microbulbifer agarilyticus genome contains these proteins:
- a CDS encoding DUF1254 domain-containing protein codes for MIRNKFIAAILLFSLGVGCSSDRQEKPNADTAAAERTKSSGNATDSTAESSETGAPQGGETLDTRIGKLSFTHDFVNGYPTKETVEKLFDTMDFQRATQAYLWAIPLVSFAQWQHEHENVFNAESGDIVFYPDYVSKLGLLTANATTPYALSFIRLNETGPIVVEMPEAEVRGAMHSMWQTAIAPMTEPGKYVFYAPGTEAPQVPDGYKTFESPTNSVFFGIRLMSKDEDVRKDALSKIEIYPLAEEGSAADTKVIEAGDKHWEGWQPRGITYFERLADILNREPVEERDRFFHAMLKPLGIEKGKPFNPDARQKEILTEAALVGEAMAKANDFENPRLEQSIYHDGSHWEIATVSPPNQRWENYDALDGRAAWFYEAVTNDPAMQSKTPGKDQIYLAAYKDTDGDWLDGANQYKLHVLPNAPAAEFWSTTVYDVATRALIDNEQRIADKSSRMDLIENDDGSFDIYFGPTPPPGKEKNWIPTVPGRAWFTYFRFYSPTEAYFDRSWVLSDIEKANW; via the coding sequence ATGATTCGTAATAAGTTTATTGCTGCAATACTACTGTTTTCACTCGGTGTTGGCTGTAGTAGTGATCGGCAGGAAAAGCCCAATGCGGATACTGCAGCGGCGGAGCGCACGAAGTCCTCCGGGAATGCGACGGACTCGACTGCAGAAAGCTCTGAAACCGGTGCGCCGCAAGGTGGGGAAACTCTCGATACCCGTATCGGTAAACTCTCTTTTACCCACGATTTTGTCAATGGGTATCCGACAAAAGAAACGGTAGAAAAACTGTTTGATACGATGGATTTCCAGCGCGCAACCCAGGCATATCTTTGGGCAATCCCTCTTGTATCCTTCGCTCAATGGCAACATGAGCATGAAAATGTTTTCAATGCGGAATCCGGCGATATCGTTTTTTACCCGGATTATGTATCCAAACTCGGGTTGCTGACCGCCAACGCCACAACCCCGTACGCGCTGAGTTTTATTCGACTTAACGAAACCGGCCCGATTGTAGTCGAGATGCCGGAAGCGGAAGTGCGTGGTGCCATGCACAGTATGTGGCAAACCGCGATTGCGCCAATGACGGAGCCGGGCAAATACGTGTTTTACGCACCCGGCACAGAGGCGCCACAGGTGCCCGATGGCTACAAGACTTTCGAGTCTCCCACCAATAGCGTCTTCTTTGGTATTCGCCTCATGAGCAAAGACGAAGACGTACGCAAGGATGCGTTGTCGAAAATCGAGATCTATCCTCTCGCCGAAGAAGGATCAGCAGCCGACACCAAGGTGATCGAGGCGGGCGACAAGCATTGGGAGGGGTGGCAGCCTCGGGGCATTACGTATTTCGAGCGCCTCGCGGATATCCTGAATCGCGAGCCGGTGGAAGAGCGTGATCGTTTCTTTCACGCGATGTTGAAGCCGTTGGGTATCGAAAAGGGCAAGCCGTTCAACCCGGATGCGCGTCAGAAAGAAATCCTTACCGAGGCCGCACTAGTGGGCGAGGCGATGGCCAAGGCGAACGACTTCGAAAACCCGCGCCTTGAACAGTCCATCTATCATGACGGCAGTCACTGGGAGATTGCCACGGTGTCACCTCCGAACCAGCGTTGGGAAAATTACGATGCGTTGGACGGTCGCGCTGCATGGTTCTATGAGGCGGTGACCAATGATCCGGCCATGCAGTCAAAGACTCCTGGGAAGGATCAGATTTATCTTGCGGCTTACAAAGACACCGATGGTGATTGGCTCGATGGCGCCAACCAGTACAAACTGCACGTATTGCCAAACGCGCCGGCCGCCGAGTTCTGGTCCACGACTGTCTACGATGTCGCAACACGTGCGCTGATTGATAACGAGCAGCGAATTGCCGACAAATCATCCCGTATGGACCTGATCGAAAATGATGACGGGTCCTTCGATATCTATTTCGGCCCAACACCGCCGCCAGGAAAAGAGAAAAACTGGATTCCGACAGTGCCCGGCCGGGCATGGTTTACCTACTTCCGTTTTTATTCACCAACAGAGGCGTACTTCGATCGCTCCTGGGTATTGTCCGATATAGAAAAAGCAAACTGGTGA
- a CDS encoding NADP-dependent oxidoreductase yields the protein MNQSRNANRQITLASRPHGAPTPADFNFVRTAIPTPGDGEILLRTIYLSLDPYMRGRMSDAKSYAEPVAIGEVMVGGSICRVEESKHSGFKKGDLVVAFGGWQDYSLSDGEGVIKLDSAMPNPSYGLGVLGMPGLTAYMGLMDIGQPKAGETLVVAAATGAVGSLVGQIGKIQGCKVVGIAGSQEKCDYAVNELGFDACLNHHAEDLDEQLAKACPAGIDVYYENVGGKVFDAVLPLINPKARIPLCGLIAQYNATELPAGPDRMPMLMGNLLVKRAKMQGFIVFDDYGHRYDEFQQAMLPWLMSGKIKYREDKVTGLENAVEAFIGLLQGENFGKLVVEVGPDQLA from the coding sequence ATGAATCAAAGCCGCAATGCGAATCGTCAGATTACTCTGGCATCTCGCCCACATGGCGCGCCAACACCAGCCGATTTCAATTTTGTTAGAACTGCAATTCCGACCCCTGGTGACGGAGAAATCCTACTGCGAACCATTTACTTATCGCTCGACCCATATATGCGCGGGCGCATGAGTGATGCGAAGTCCTACGCGGAACCCGTCGCCATTGGTGAGGTGATGGTGGGCGGCAGTATCTGCCGCGTAGAGGAATCGAAGCATTCCGGTTTTAAAAAGGGCGATCTGGTGGTTGCCTTTGGCGGCTGGCAGGACTATAGCCTCTCGGATGGTGAAGGTGTCATCAAACTGGATAGCGCCATGCCCAACCCATCCTATGGTTTGGGTGTATTGGGTATGCCCGGGTTAACTGCGTATATGGGCTTGATGGATATTGGCCAGCCCAAAGCCGGAGAAACCCTCGTTGTTGCTGCAGCGACGGGTGCGGTGGGTAGCCTGGTGGGCCAGATTGGGAAAATTCAGGGCTGCAAAGTGGTAGGTATTGCCGGTAGCCAGGAGAAGTGCGACTACGCGGTGAATGAACTGGGTTTTGATGCCTGCCTGAATCACCATGCGGAGGATCTGGACGAGCAGCTTGCCAAGGCCTGTCCGGCCGGTATTGATGTGTATTATGAAAATGTTGGTGGCAAGGTGTTTGATGCGGTGCTGCCATTAATTAACCCCAAAGCGCGCATCCCTCTGTGTGGACTGATCGCCCAATACAATGCAACCGAGTTGCCTGCCGGCCCGGATCGCATGCCGATGCTGATGGGTAATCTATTGGTGAAGCGTGCCAAGATGCAGGGCTTTATCGTATTTGACGACTACGGGCACCGCTATGACGAATTTCAGCAGGCCATGTTGCCCTGGTTGATGTCGGGGAAAATCAAATACAGGGAAGACAAAGTGACGGGCCTTGAAAATGCTGTAGAGGCTTTCATTGGTTTACTGCAAGGTGAAAACTTCGGCAAGCTGGTGGTAGAGGTTGGCCCTGATCAGTTGGCTTAA
- a CDS encoding AI-2E family transporter: MPDVSASPARVTLFATGLATLAISALFVGMVRDFLVALLLAAIFSAMAAPLQEKVSAAVGGRQGIAAVITLVILLIGVLVPTLAIVFIAATQASDLVAGIGSFIQRLDTDWTTIQLPDWVPFREEIEALGPQLAAKAGELASRLASLFLSVVSAATKGTAHFFLNLFVMAYAMVFFLQEKTTVLAQLARYTGLTIDAQNRLVDRVVSVSCATIKGTLVIGVVQGALGGIAFSIVGIQAAAFWGVVMAFASIIPAVGPSIIWIPAVLYLAFAGETVSAIGLAAWCAIVVGLADNLLRPWLVGREAKLSDLMVLIGTFGGLAMFGAVGLIIGPVITGVFITVWDIFQKALATALAAPVQSSVESNTDGGPSAGKQPGSV, encoded by the coding sequence ATGCCCGACGTCTCTGCAAGCCCCGCTCGTGTAACACTGTTCGCTACAGGCCTTGCGACGTTAGCGATTTCTGCGCTTTTCGTAGGCATGGTTCGAGACTTTCTCGTCGCACTTTTACTTGCTGCAATCTTTAGCGCGATGGCGGCGCCCCTTCAGGAAAAAGTAAGCGCTGCCGTCGGGGGGCGACAGGGGATTGCCGCTGTCATCACCCTTGTCATCTTATTGATAGGCGTGTTGGTGCCGACCCTCGCAATCGTGTTTATTGCCGCAACCCAAGCCAGCGATTTGGTCGCGGGAATTGGTAGTTTTATTCAGCGGCTGGACACGGACTGGACGACAATCCAGCTCCCCGACTGGGTTCCGTTTCGGGAAGAAATCGAAGCACTCGGTCCACAGCTCGCGGCGAAGGCTGGCGAACTTGCCAGTAGGCTGGCTTCACTCTTCTTGTCTGTCGTTTCCGCGGCCACCAAAGGGACAGCACATTTTTTCCTGAACCTTTTTGTCATGGCGTATGCAATGGTGTTTTTCCTGCAGGAGAAGACGACCGTGCTGGCGCAGCTTGCCCGCTATACCGGGTTGACGATCGACGCACAAAATCGGCTGGTCGATAGAGTGGTCTCCGTGAGCTGTGCGACCATAAAGGGGACTTTGGTGATCGGGGTTGTGCAGGGTGCCTTGGGTGGCATTGCTTTTTCGATCGTAGGTATCCAAGCGGCGGCATTTTGGGGCGTAGTGATGGCCTTCGCCTCGATTATTCCGGCCGTCGGCCCCTCCATCATATGGATTCCTGCTGTCCTCTATTTAGCATTTGCCGGCGAAACCGTTAGTGCAATCGGACTGGCGGCTTGGTGCGCTATCGTGGTTGGTTTGGCGGATAACCTGCTTCGTCCATGGTTAGTTGGTCGCGAAGCCAAACTGAGCGACCTGATGGTGCTGATCGGCACTTTTGGCGGTCTTGCCATGTTCGGCGCAGTTGGTTTGATCATTGGACCGGTCATCACCGGCGTTTTTATTACCGTATGGGACATCTTTCAGAAAGCGCTCGCGACCGCTCTCGCCGCTCCTGTACAGTCCTCAGTCGAGTCCAACACAGACGGAGGACCATCGGCTGGAAAGCAGCCGGGTAGCGTTTAA
- a CDS encoding glycoside hydrolase family 10 protein: protein MTLPKKIPLAKLLNRWVYPAVIVVMALALWQYPAWFGQETPKQVAVEQEELPDYGRAQRETVAREFRAAWVATVANIDWPSKPGLPVAQQQQEAIALLDKVAAANMNAVIFQVRPQADALYTSELEPWSYYLSGEQGKAPEPFYDPLAFWIEQAHQRGLELHAWVNPYRAHHTQGGPVSEHSIVNTKPELIAKLANGMYWMEPTREETIAHSLSVITDIVQRYDIDGIHYDDYFYPYPSYNDGAPFPDSESYTAYQQQGGQLGVSDWRRAAVNRFVKDIYSEVKRIKPHVKVGISPFGIWRPKYPETIAGFDQHEQLYADARLWLNEGWLDYFTPQLYWNINRVQQSYPMLLAWWQGENHQQRHLWPGLSSNKVETNQGIDEIINQILFTRALLQEQTGQVFWNVKTVSENPRFAQVLKDTVFYHQALVPASPWLDSAAPLAPEVRYQSNTDGLSVSWQPRGDEAAARWLLYYQAGSKWRYRIFNKDILSHQFRQQDEVTAIAVVAVDRNGLESERIDQQIAGR, encoded by the coding sequence ATGACGCTACCGAAGAAAATCCCACTGGCAAAGCTCCTTAACCGCTGGGTCTACCCCGCCGTCATTGTGGTGATGGCGCTGGCACTGTGGCAATACCCGGCCTGGTTTGGCCAGGAAACGCCGAAGCAGGTCGCGGTCGAGCAAGAGGAGCTGCCCGACTACGGCAGGGCGCAACGGGAAACGGTGGCGAGAGAATTCCGTGCGGCCTGGGTTGCGACGGTGGCGAATATTGATTGGCCCAGTAAGCCTGGCCTGCCGGTAGCGCAGCAGCAACAGGAGGCCATCGCTTTGCTGGACAAGGTTGCTGCGGCAAACATGAACGCAGTGATTTTTCAGGTCCGCCCCCAGGCCGATGCCCTATATACCAGCGAGTTGGAGCCTTGGTCCTACTATCTCTCCGGTGAACAGGGCAAAGCCCCAGAGCCCTTCTACGACCCGCTCGCCTTCTGGATAGAACAGGCCCACCAGCGCGGCCTTGAGCTGCACGCCTGGGTAAACCCATACCGCGCCCACCACACTCAGGGCGGCCCGGTATCCGAGCACTCCATCGTCAACACAAAGCCGGAGCTGATCGCAAAGCTGGCCAATGGCATGTACTGGATGGAGCCCACCCGGGAAGAAACCATTGCGCATTCACTATCGGTCATCACAGACATTGTGCAGCGCTACGATATCGATGGCATTCACTACGATGACTATTTCTACCCCTACCCTTCCTACAACGATGGGGCGCCCTTCCCCGACAGTGAAAGCTACACGGCCTACCAGCAACAGGGTGGTCAGCTTGGCGTGTCGGACTGGCGCCGGGCGGCGGTAAACCGCTTTGTCAAAGACATCTATAGCGAAGTAAAACGCATCAAGCCCCATGTAAAAGTGGGTATCAGTCCCTTCGGTATCTGGCGTCCCAAATACCCAGAGACCATCGCCGGATTTGACCAGCACGAGCAGCTCTATGCCGATGCCCGCCTCTGGTTGAACGAGGGTTGGCTGGACTACTTCACACCGCAGTTGTACTGGAACATTAACCGCGTGCAACAGAGTTACCCCATGCTGCTGGCCTGGTGGCAGGGTGAGAACCACCAGCAGCGTCACCTGTGGCCAGGTTTAAGCAGCAATAAAGTGGAAACGAATCAGGGCATCGACGAAATCATTAACCAGATCCTGTTTACCCGCGCACTGCTACAAGAACAAACCGGCCAGGTTTTCTGGAACGTGAAAACGGTAAGTGAAAATCCCCGGTTTGCACAAGTGCTGAAAGATACCGTGTTCTATCACCAGGCACTGGTGCCCGCCTCACCGTGGCTGGACAGTGCAGCGCCTTTGGCACCGGAGGTGCGCTATCAGTCAAACACCGATGGGCTGAGTGTCAGCTGGCAACCTCGCGGTGATGAGGCGGCAGCACGCTGGCTGCTGTACTACCAAGCGGGCAGCAAGTGGCGCTACAGGATTTTTAACAAAGACATCCTCAGCCATCAGTTCAGGCAACAGGATGAGGTCACAGCCATTGCGGTTGTCGCGGTGGATCGAAATGGCTTGGAGAGTGAGCGAATTGACCAGCAGATAGCTGGTCGTTAA
- the rlmD gene encoding 23S rRNA (uracil(1939)-C(5))-methyltransferase RlmD codes for MPSRKPPSIFRNATRRNAGKSPQGGSKKPSKATPEVEIQRFSHEVRGIARHQGKTVFVDNALPGETVRIRYTANRAKFDEAVATEVLTASPDRQTPPCPHAEVCGGCALQQMTPAAQIDAKQQILLDQLSRFARATPEQVLPPLTGSTLGYRRKARLGVRFVKPKSGGKASLVLGFREKGSNDLTDVEQCPVLPAEASALIPQLREAILQCEGRRNISHIEIAAGEDHTALVIRHLQPLSEEDRERWLDFAKQHQLHLYLQGEQGDANTHKVWPESGPARLNYALPAFDLTLNFHPQDFIQVNFEINRQMVSLALELLDVQPEDRVLDLFCGLGNFTLPLATRAREVVGVEGLFSLTERARENASANGIDNVRFQAADLTEDFSRSPWARGGFDRILLDPPRNGALEVVRNIGQFNAKAILYISCNPATLARDTAELIQQGYVLRKAGVMDMFPHTTHVESIALFEKA; via the coding sequence ATGCCATCCAGAAAACCACCTTCGATCTTTCGCAACGCCACTCGCCGCAATGCCGGTAAATCACCGCAAGGCGGCAGCAAGAAACCATCGAAAGCGACACCCGAGGTAGAGATTCAACGGTTTAGCCACGAGGTGCGCGGCATTGCGCGCCACCAGGGCAAAACCGTATTTGTGGATAACGCCCTGCCGGGTGAGACGGTGCGCATCCGCTATACCGCCAACCGCGCCAAGTTTGATGAAGCAGTGGCCACCGAGGTGCTGACAGCCTCTCCAGACCGACAAACACCGCCCTGCCCCCACGCAGAGGTCTGCGGCGGCTGCGCGCTGCAACAGATGACACCTGCCGCGCAGATCGACGCCAAGCAACAGATCCTGCTGGATCAGCTCAGCCGGTTCGCCAGAGCCACTCCCGAGCAGGTGTTACCGCCACTCACCGGCAGCACGCTCGGCTACCGCCGCAAGGCGCGCCTCGGTGTGCGTTTCGTAAAACCGAAAAGCGGCGGCAAGGCGAGCCTGGTACTGGGCTTCCGTGAAAAAGGCTCCAACGACCTCACCGATGTTGAGCAGTGCCCGGTACTTCCCGCGGAAGCCTCTGCGCTGATTCCGCAGCTGCGCGAGGCCATCCTGCAGTGCGAAGGCCGCCGCAATATCTCGCATATCGAGATTGCCGCCGGCGAGGATCACACCGCACTGGTAATCCGCCACCTGCAGCCGCTATCGGAAGAGGACCGCGAGCGCTGGCTGGACTTTGCGAAGCAACACCAGCTGCACCTCTACCTGCAGGGTGAGCAGGGCGATGCCAACACGCACAAGGTCTGGCCCGAATCCGGCCCGGCGCGCTTGAACTATGCGCTGCCCGCATTCGACCTGACCCTGAATTTCCATCCGCAGGATTTCATTCAGGTGAATTTTGAGATCAACCGGCAGATGGTTTCGCTGGCGCTGGAACTGCTCGACGTACAACCGGAAGACCGCGTACTGGACCTGTTCTGCGGCCTCGGCAACTTCACCCTGCCACTGGCCACCCGCGCGCGGGAAGTGGTTGGCGTGGAGGGGCTGTTTTCACTCACCGAGCGCGCGCGGGAAAATGCGTCTGCCAACGGCATCGACAATGTCCGCTTCCAGGCCGCCGACCTGACCGAAGACTTCTCCCGCAGCCCCTGGGCGCGCGGCGGCTTCGACCGCATCCTGCTGGACCCGCCGCGCAACGGCGCGCTGGAAGTAGTGCGCAATATCGGTCAGTTCAACGCCAAAGCCATCCTGTATATCTCCTGCAACCCCGCCACCCTTGCGCGGGATACCGCAGAGCTCATCCAACAGGGCTACGTCCTGCGCAAGGCCGGGGTAATGGACATGTTCCCCCACACCACCCACGTGGAATCTATCGCTTTGTTCGAAAAGGCCTGA
- a CDS encoding sodium-dependent transporter: MSAPRGQFSSNFGFLMAAAGSAVGLGNIWGFPTNVAANGGAAFVVIYLVLAFLLAYPVLMAELAIGRYARSNMVKALREISPGPVSRAAGTLTGLGGILVASLILSFYAIVAGWMVAHLADPVATLVGAKEAAAWMTGDSTARNFTFTAIFSGFTMLIIASGVEKGIERWSTLLMPSLILLLLLLIVYVLAQPGAFQGLEAYLIPDFSKLSPELLLSAMGQAFFSLSLGVGTMLIYGSYLSKQESLPRLGALVTLIDVGIAFTAGLLILPAMYVAQEAGTQIFSEAGDLIAGPGLILQVLPALFDSMGTTGLFVAIAFFALMSIASLTSSISMLEVPVAFSIESLGLKRKPATLMMGLIIFLISTVIIFNFDSLFGLVISISTEYGQPLLGVALCIFAGWIWRRDQLLMEMQEGHEGIENTLFWKIWPWYVRIVCPLLILAAFAQTVL; the protein is encoded by the coding sequence ATGAGTGCACCGCGAGGACAGTTCAGTTCTAACTTCGGCTTCCTGATGGCCGCCGCCGGCTCCGCCGTCGGCCTCGGCAATATCTGGGGCTTCCCCACCAACGTCGCCGCCAACGGTGGTGCCGCGTTTGTGGTGATCTACCTGGTACTTGCCTTCCTGCTGGCCTACCCGGTGCTGATGGCGGAACTCGCCATCGGCCGCTACGCGCGCAGCAACATGGTAAAAGCGTTGCGGGAGATTTCCCCGGGCCCGGTCAGCCGCGCCGCCGGTACCCTCACCGGTCTCGGTGGCATTCTCGTCGCCTCCCTGATTCTGAGCTTCTACGCCATCGTCGCTGGCTGGATGGTTGCCCACCTGGCAGACCCGGTTGCCACCTTAGTCGGCGCGAAAGAAGCCGCCGCCTGGATGACCGGCGACAGCACCGCCCGCAACTTCACCTTTACCGCCATTTTCAGCGGCTTCACCATGCTGATTATTGCCAGCGGCGTGGAGAAAGGTATCGAGCGCTGGTCCACTCTGCTGATGCCGTCACTGATCCTGTTGTTGCTGTTGCTGATCGTGTACGTGCTCGCGCAGCCCGGCGCCTTCCAGGGCCTCGAAGCCTACCTGATCCCGGATTTCAGCAAACTCTCGCCGGAACTGTTGCTGTCGGCCATGGGCCAGGCCTTCTTCTCCCTGTCACTGGGTGTGGGCACCATGCTGATTTACGGTTCCTACCTGAGCAAACAGGAAAGCTTGCCGCGCCTGGGTGCGCTGGTAACCCTGATCGACGTGGGTATCGCGTTCACCGCCGGCCTGCTGATCCTGCCGGCCATGTATGTGGCGCAGGAAGCCGGTACCCAGATCTTCTCCGAAGCGGGCGACCTGATTGCCGGCCCGGGCCTGATCCTGCAGGTACTGCCGGCCCTGTTCGACAGCATGGGCACCACCGGCCTGTTTGTAGCCATCGCCTTCTTTGCCCTGATGAGCATCGCGTCCCTCACCTCCTCCATCTCCATGCTGGAAGTGCCGGTCGCCTTTTCTATCGAAAGCCTGGGCCTGAAGCGCAAGCCCGCCACCCTGATGATGGGCCTGATTATTTTCCTGATCAGCACCGTGATCATCTTTAATTTCGACAGCCTGTTCGGCCTGGTGATTTCCATCAGCACCGAATACGGCCAGCCGCTGCTGGGTGTGGCACTGTGTATCTTTGCCGGCTGGATCTGGCGCCGCGACCAGCTGCTGATGGAAATGCAGGAAGGCCACGAAGGTATCGAGAACACCCTGTTCTGGAAAATCTGGCCCTGGTACGTGCGCATCGTGTGCCCGCTGCTGATCCTCGCGGCCTTCGCGCAGACCGTGCTGTAA
- the smpB gene encoding SsrA-binding protein SmpB codes for MAKKKKAPSSNTIALNKKAKHDYFIEEKFEAGMELQGWEVKSCREGKAQLTDSYVLFKDGQAWLLGARIQPLPSASTHFVTEPDRTRRLLLNKREIAKLVAAVNQKGYACVCTAIYWKQHLIKCEIALAKGKAGHDKRETERERDWNRQKQRLMRSDHR; via the coding sequence ATGGCCAAAAAGAAAAAGGCCCCGTCCTCAAACACCATCGCCCTCAACAAGAAGGCGAAGCACGATTACTTTATCGAGGAAAAGTTTGAGGCGGGAATGGAGCTGCAGGGCTGGGAAGTAAAGTCCTGCCGCGAGGGCAAGGCCCAGCTCACCGATAGTTACGTGCTGTTCAAAGACGGCCAGGCGTGGCTGCTGGGTGCGCGCATTCAGCCGCTCCCCAGCGCCTCGACCCACTTCGTTACCGAGCCAGACCGCACCCGCCGGCTGCTGCTGAACAAGCGCGAGATCGCCAAACTGGTGGCGGCGGTCAACCAGAAAGGTTACGCCTGTGTGTGTACCGCGATCTACTGGAAGCAACACCTGATCAAGTGCGAGATCGCTCTGGCCAAGGGTAAAGCCGGCCACGACAAGCGCGAGACCGAGCGAGAACGGGATTGGAACCGCCAGAAACAGCGCCTGATGCGCAGCGACCACCGTTAA
- a CDS encoding sodium-dependent transporter, producing the protein MSAAREHFGSRIGFILAAAGSAVGIGNLVAFPVAATKSGGGAFLLVYALFVFLICLPVMMAELALGRRTEKDPVGAYRQLSGGSRLWRIPGWLALLTPFMIAVFYIVVTVWVLGYLLATLTGNLDQLASGEYFGQFINSPIVFAYLIVMMLVINGILAMGVKDGIERAAKTLMPMLFVMLVGLVIFVLSQENAMLGVKYYLTPDLSKLNAEVVNNAMAQAFFSLSLGMGIMITYGSYMKKRDAIPGSAKAVALTDTMVAFTAGLLILPTIFHFNPQIDPAELSDSSAGMIFLFLPKIFYALQDNIGYFGASAFASVFFFLVLVAAITSLVSIIEVPVATLCDEKGMERKKAIYTVAGAQLVLAIACAMSFGMAGWLTQFVSIAGENKSFFDLVELIFYSTILPLNGLLVCLFVIYKWKKSNFDAELQEGDSGFAGTLSQKYVNFSLGTFIPLILLLVFINTVAEKYFGYSFF; encoded by the coding sequence ATGTCCGCAGCTAGAGAACATTTTGGCTCCCGAATCGGTTTTATTCTGGCCGCCGCCGGCTCTGCCGTCGGTATTGGCAACCTGGTGGCCTTCCCCGTGGCCGCAACCAAAAGTGGCGGTGGTGCCTTTCTGCTGGTGTATGCGCTGTTCGTTTTCCTGATCTGCCTGCCGGTGATGATGGCTGAGCTGGCGCTCGGCCGCAGAACCGAAAAAGACCCGGTGGGCGCTTACCGCCAGCTTTCTGGCGGCTCCCGACTTTGGCGCATCCCGGGCTGGCTGGCCCTGCTCACCCCGTTCATGATCGCGGTATTCTATATCGTGGTCACCGTGTGGGTCCTCGGCTACCTGCTCGCCACCCTGACCGGCAACCTGGACCAGCTGGCCAGCGGCGAATACTTCGGCCAATTTATCAACTCACCGATCGTGTTCGCATACCTGATCGTGATGATGCTGGTAATCAATGGCATCTTGGCAATGGGTGTTAAAGACGGTATTGAGCGCGCCGCCAAAACCCTGATGCCCATGCTGTTCGTGATGCTGGTGGGTCTGGTGATCTTCGTTCTCTCGCAAGAGAACGCCATGCTGGGAGTGAAATACTACCTGACCCCAGACCTCTCCAAGCTGAATGCGGAAGTCGTGAATAACGCGATGGCACAGGCCTTCTTCTCGCTGTCGCTGGGTATGGGCATCATGATCACCTACGGCTCCTACATGAAGAAGCGGGACGCGATTCCCGGCTCTGCGAAAGCCGTTGCGCTCACCGACACCATGGTGGCGTTCACCGCGGGCCTGCTGATCCTGCCGACCATTTTCCACTTCAACCCGCAGATCGACCCCGCTGAATTGAGCGACTCATCCGCGGGCATGATCTTCCTGTTCCTGCCGAAGATTTTCTACGCGCTGCAGGACAACATCGGCTACTTCGGTGCAAGCGCCTTTGCCTCGGTGTTCTTCTTCCTGGTACTGGTTGCCGCCATCACCTCTCTGGTGTCGATCATCGAAGTACCCGTCGCTACCCTGTGTGACGAAAAAGGCATGGAGCGTAAGAAAGCCATCTACACCGTGGCTGGTGCACAGCTGGTACTCGCCATCGCCTGCGCCATGTCTTTCGGTATGGCCGGCTGGCTGACCCAGTTCGTATCAATCGCTGGTGAAAATAAGTCGTTCTTTGATCTTGTAGAACTGATCTTCTACTCTACAATCCTGCCGCTGAACGGCCTGCTGGTCTGCCTGTTTGTGATCTACAAATGGAAGAAGTCCAACTTTGATGCCGAACTCCAGGAGGGTGACAGTGGCTTTGCCGGTACCCTCTCCCAGAAATATGTGAACTTTTCCCTCGGTACTTTTATCCCGCTGATCCTGTTGCTGGTATTCATCAACACAGTGGCCGAGAAGTACTTCGGGTATAGCTTCTTCTAA
- a CDS encoding type II toxin-antitoxin system RatA family toxin translates to MTKIERSALVMFSAEQMYDLVNDVASYPQFLPGCRSAEVLHQDETTLEARLDLSRAGISQSFTTRNGLQRPTQMTLELVDGPFSSFNGCWTFTPLAEDACKVAFTLSFDVENRLLGAAAGKLFGGIANQMVDAMCERAKKIYGENA, encoded by the coding sequence ATGACAAAAATTGAACGCAGTGCACTGGTGATGTTCAGTGCGGAACAGATGTATGACCTGGTCAACGACGTGGCCAGTTACCCGCAGTTTTTGCCGGGATGCCGCAGTGCGGAAGTGCTGCATCAGGATGAAACAACCCTGGAGGCGCGGCTCGATCTATCGCGCGCGGGAATCAGCCAGAGCTTCACCACCCGCAATGGTTTGCAGCGTCCAACACAAATGACACTGGAGCTGGTAGACGGGCCGTTTAGTTCCTTTAACGGTTGCTGGACCTTTACCCCGCTTGCCGAAGATGCCTGCAAAGTGGCTTTTACCCTGTCGTTTGATGTAGAAAACCGCCTGCTAGGGGCTGCGGCGGGCAAGCTGTTCGGCGGTATTGCCAATCAGATGGTGGACGCCATGTGTGAACGGGCCAAGAAGATTTACGGAGAGAATGCATGA
- a CDS encoding RnfH family protein, whose translation MSNQKTIAVEVVYALPHEQRLMSLLVEPGTTALQALEQSGIPREYPEVDLATVKLGIFGQALGTKGLAVAAEYVLQPGDRVEVYRPLIADPKEARKQRAAKAKRQAEGG comes from the coding sequence ATGAGCAACCAGAAAACGATTGCGGTGGAAGTGGTGTACGCACTGCCCCATGAACAACGTCTTATGAGCCTGCTGGTAGAGCCCGGTACCACTGCGTTGCAGGCACTGGAGCAGTCCGGCATCCCGCGTGAGTACCCGGAAGTGGACCTGGCCACTGTGAAACTGGGTATTTTTGGTCAGGCGCTGGGCACCAAGGGGCTGGCGGTAGCTGCAGAATATGTATTGCAGCCGGGAGATCGGGTGGAGGTTTACCGGCCGCTGATCGCGGACCCGAAAGAGGCGCGCAAGCAGCGGGCGGCAAAGGCGAAGCGTCAGGCCGAGGGAGGCTGA